A genomic stretch from Pochonia chlamydosporia 170 chromosome 4, whole genome shotgun sequence includes:
- a CDS encoding serine hydroxymethyltransferase (similar to Aspergillus terreus NIH2624 XP_001208913.1) — MSSDYALSASHKEMLEKSLLDSDPEVASIMKDEIQRQRESIVLIASENITSRAVFDALGSPMSNKYSEGYPGARYYGGNQHIDQIELLCQKRALEAFHLDSEKWGVNVQCLSGSPANLQVYQAIMPPHGRLMGLDLPHGGHLSHGYQTPQRKISAVSTYFETMPYRVDLETGIIDYDTLAKNAILYRPKVLVAGTSAYCRLIDYKRMREIADSVGAYLVVDMAHISGLIAAEVIPTPFQYADIVTTTTHKSLRGPRGAMIFFRKGVRSVDAKTGKETLYDLEGPINFSVFPGHQGGPHNHTITALAVALKQAQTPEFKAYQEKVVSNAKALENTFKTLGHKLVANGTDSHMVLLDLRQFSLDGARVEAVLEQINIACNKNSIPGDKSALTPCGIRIGTPAMTSRGFGEKDFERVGKYIDESIKICKEVQAALPKEANKLKDFKAKVASGEVPRINELRKEISAWTSAFPLPVEGWRLDAGI, encoded by the exons ATGTCGTCCGACTACGCCCTGTCTGCGTCTCACAAGGAG ATGCTCGAGAAGTCTCTTCTCGACTCTGACCCCGAGgtcgcctccatcatg AAAGATGAGATTCAGCGTCAGCGAGAGTCTATTGTTCTCATTGCCTCTGAGAACATCACCTCCCGTGCCGTCTTCGACGCCCTCGGCTCCCCCATGTCCAACAAGTACTCCGAGGGTTATCCCGGCGCTCGTTACTATGGTGGCAACCAGCACATCGACCAGATTGAGTTGCTCTGCCAGAAGCGAGCTCTTGAGGCCTTCCACCTTGACTCTGAGAAGTGGGGTGTAAACGTCCAGTGCTTGTCTGGCAGCCCTGCCAACTTGCAGGTTTACCAGGCCATCATGCCTCCTCACGGCCGTCTCATGGGTCTTGACCTTCCCCACGGTGGCCATCTTTCTCACGGTTACCAGACTCCTCAGCGAAA AATCTCTGCTGTCTCTACTTACTTCGAGACCATGCCCTACCGAGTTGACCTCGAGACTGGCATCATCGACTACGACACCCTTGCTAAGAACGCCATCCTCTACCGCCCCAAGGTCCTCGTCGCCGGTACCTCTGCTTACTGCCGCCTGATTGACTACAAGCGCATGCGCGAGATTGCTGACTCTGTTGGCGCTTATCTCGTTGTCGACATGGCTCACATTTCTGGTCTAATCGCTGCTGAGGTTATCCCTACCCCCTTCCAGTACGCTGATATCGTCACCACTACCACCCACAAGTCTCTCCGTGGTCCCCGTGGTGCCATGATCTTCTTCCGCAAGGGCGTCCGCTCCGTCGATGCTAAGACTGGCAAGGAGACTCTCTATGACCTCGAGGGTCccatcaacttctccgtcTTCCCCGGTCACCAGGGTGGACCTCACAACCACACCATCACTGCTCTGGCTGTTGCTCTCAAGCAGGCTCAGACTCCCGAGTTTAAGGCTTACCAGGAGAAGGTTGTCTCCAACGCCAAGGCCCTCGAGAACACCTTCAAGACTCTTGGCCACAAGCTCGTCGCCAACGGTACCGACAGCCACATGGTTCTCCTTGATCTCCGCCAATTCTCTCTGGATGGTGCTCGCGTTGAGGCTGTCCTTGAGCAGATTAACATCGCTTGCAACAAGAACTCTATTCCCGGAGACAAGAGCGCTCTCACCCCTTGCGGCATCCGTATTGGTACCCCTGCCATGACCAGCCGTGGCTTCGGTGAGAAGGACTTCGAGCGCGTTGGCAAGTACATTGACGAGAGCATCAAGATCTGCAAGGAGGTTCAGGCTGCTCTGCCCAAGGAGgccaacaagctcaaggacttcaaggccaaggttgccagCGGCGAGGTTCCTCGCATCAACGAGCTCCGCAAGGAGATCTCTGCCTGGACTAGCGCTTTCCCCCTCCCTGTTGAGGGCTGGCGCCTGGACGCTGGCATCTAA
- a CDS encoding metalloreductase (similar to Cordyceps militaris CM01 XP_006666535.1) translates to MAWPYEFASLTHEEKLLRRQSLDLYACIAHYSALAPALLFLLYRTLKHLALKVRPGSSSEQGRYSAVPRSPIVKAQRQSSSEQVASQWRRFVWWLSDDVYFAGSHWGQRDEWILGFIWTAWLLVLSVKGTGKDYFHLTKRFGAIAVSQLPIQYLLALKALNPIAWVFNSSHEHINRYHRVLGRIIYGFLWLHLLFYNIYFIIAGIWFKRILDTVVFCGVLASFGFHGVATTAMRKARDYSYRLFFITHLVVALFVPILLFFHASSARFYIAEAFAIFVVDLAVRRITTINSPSTMETIPGTSLVKVTSSIPLHKLAPFRATPGSHIYLSLPPQGRTTTVPSSKSGVFDYLYNPFTIATVDDEDGTISFIARVRNGPMTNVLSDFSSTKPQSPPESRKITLGIEGPYGTMTIHFNDLLAWGANKVLLVSGGVGATFTLPIYQALQSELPSAKLQFIWAIRGAGDATWAISNQTTGKSVLEDPNIQLFLTGDMGVGDDSDNAAGGAMELSSMRRANGRLTANHNHKRPNIEKIVDDMFRGSGDDSVAVIACGPIEMTREVRQRVRTHVMKGRRVWWHSETFGW, encoded by the exons atggcttgGCCATACGAATTTGCCAGTCTCACCCACGAGGAGAAGTTGCTGCGCCGCCAATCACTCGATCTGTATGCATGCATTGCTCATTATTCTGCTCTTGcgccagctcttcttttcttgctaTATCGCActctcaaacaccttgcTCTAAAGGTTCGGCCTGGCTCATCAAGCGAACAGGGCCGATACTCTGCTGTTCCGAGATCACCTATTGTCAAGGCACAGCGGCAGAGCTCATCTGAGCAAGTTGCCTCGCAATGGCGTCGGTTTGTATGGTGGTTGAGCGATGATGTCTACTTTGCTGGCTCTCATTGGGGCCAGAGGGATGAATGGATTCTAGGATTCATCTGGACAGCTTGGTTGCTGGTCCTCTCCGTCAAAGGGACAGGCAAAG ATTATTTCCATCTTACCAAGCGATttggtgccattgccgtCTCACAATTGCCTATTCAATATCTCTTGGCGCTCAAGGCACTCAACCCCATAGCTTGGGTTTTCAACTCATCCCACGAACACATCAACCGGTACCATCGAGTTTTGGGACGCATCATCTACGGCTTCCTCTGGCTTCACCTGCTATTCTACAACATCTACTTCATAATAGCCGGCATTTGGTTCAAGCGCATCCTCGACACCGTTGTATTCTGCGGCGTCCTCGCATCCTTCGGATTTCATGGCGTTGCAACCACAGCCATGCGCAAGGCCAGAGACTATTCATACAGACTCTTCTTTATCACCCATCTCGTCGTGGCGCTATTCGTGCccatcttgctcttcttccacGCCTCATCAGCCAGATTCTACATTGCAGAagcctttgccatcttcgtAGTTGACCTGGCAGTGCGGCGCATCACAACCATCAACTCCCCATCCACGATGGAAACCATTCCCGGAACgagtctcgtcaaagtcaccTCTTCTATCCCCTTGCACAAACTTGCTCCCTTCCGCGCTACTCCCGGCTCACACATCTACCTAAGTCTTCCGCCGCAAGGTCGCACCACAACAGTTCCATCTTCCAAGTCCGGCGTATTTGACTACTTATACAATCCCTTCACCATTGCTACAGtcgatgacgaagatggcacAATAAGTTTCATCGCTCGCGTCAGAAACGGACCCATGACAAACGTCCTCTCGGATTTCTCCTCTACCAAGCCTCAATCTCCCCCAGAATCCCGCAAGATCACCCTCGGCATCGAAGGACCATACGGCACCATGACCATCCATTTCAACGATCTTCTCGCTTGGGGTGCTAATAAAGTTCTCCTCGTATCAGGTGGAGTAGGCGCAACATTCACTCTACCCATTTATCAAGCCCTCCAGAGCGAATTACCCTCTGCAAAACTTCAATTCATATGGGCCATTCGTGGTGCCGGCGACGCCACCTGGGCAATATCAAACCAAACGACAGGAAAGAGTGTGCTCGAAGATCCCAACATCCAGCTCTTTTTGACTGGGGATATGGGTGTAGGAGATGACAGTGACAATGCCGCAGGAGGCGCAATGGAATTATCCAGCATGCGTCGGGCGAATGGCCGTCTGACAGCGAATCATAATCACAAGAGGCCCAATATCGAAAAGATCGTGGACGACATGTTCCGGGGGAGTGGTGATGATTCCGTTGCCGTCATAGCTTGCGGTCCCATAGAGATGACGAGGGAGGTTCGGCAAAGGGTCAGGACCCATGTTATGAAGGGTAGAAGAGTTTGGTGGCACAGCGAGACGTTTGGTTGGTAA
- a CDS encoding transcriptional activator spt7 (similar to Coccidioides immitis RS XP_001244357.1), which translates to MDLGTMTKKLKSLTYKSKTDFVTDLNLIWDNCLKYNQDMNHPLRRMANGMRKEAEKLIPLIPDLAIRSRAEVEAEERRKQNGGEDDGGDDSDDEPIMSSRGRKATTKGVKSRTAPSDQKEDTPVVDQKPVLQLNGLLGKAGREGSEVDGSGFSTPPVAGSITPSGALNGHSGIASNADAMDIDGPSLSSMALNQAFGEAAEQAYEDEEYKIWKQTTKKDRALAAKERHLLFKENSLNTDAPALLRNRAGMRWFLKHQREAEAMGIAAHPHLGSAAGAGKDASANKQPETLAEGIDEETEQVMPDYYNSLTSIPDIKPNLQWVEDGEGHVINQHEEFLKLVPPGTFTAPKSRLTKKMDDNIHQIQETRKLATKISVIKQMQVQSQVYTNQFPKSNTEIFLEQDIEPHFISDDGPVMAAETCQNALKRSVAKILYHTGFEELQPSAVDTLTGIAADYFQKLVKTFNIYRESEKTAVQTPAGPQTQPRFTPEEVVLHTLEESGHDVASLECYVKDDVDRLSSRLGTLHERMKLHLTDLLRPALSTDAGADGVGAFKDGSDQFMSGDFADDLGEDFFGFKALGLDKEMGLDSFSVPFHLLHSRVRSQYQMQTQTAGETSADLFEALPASEPVTNDGIQEEIGLVKNFFLAKLHANGDQPLVEDEDLPVKQRKPRPRLGASGKIISAQKRPPREQLALAKKKKKMELAAAAAEAKANASPEKGNAAAGSTNTTPAKKKSITVTPVPPPNPALLALAASMERTDSTQSQAGTSQTEKDDNIAMMSPESIAQ; encoded by the coding sequence ATGGATCTTGGCACAATGACCAAGAAACTCAAATCCTTGACGTACAAATCCAAGACGGATTTTGTCACAGATCTCAACCTCATTTGGGACAATTGTTTAAAGTACAACCAGGACATGAACCATCCTCTCCGTAGAATGGCGAACGGCATGCGGAAAGAAGCCGAAAAATTGATTCCTTTGATCCCCGATCTAGCCATTCGCTCTCGGGCTGAAGTGGAGGCCGAAGAGAGACGCAAACAGAATGGaggcgaagatgatggtggtgatgattcCGACGACGAGCCGATAATGTCGTCTCGTGGTAGAAAAGCCACTACCAAAGGTGTCAAGTCGCGTACCGCTCCTAGCGACCAGAAGGAGGACACGCCGGTGGTCGACCAAAAACCGGTTTTGCAGCTCAACGGGCTGCTTGGAAAAGCTGGGAGGGAAGGTTCTGAGGTTGATGGAAGCGGGTTTTCAACTCCACCAGTAGCTGGCTCCATCACTCCTTCAGGCGCATTGAATGGGCATTCGGGCATTGCGAGCAACGCTGACGCCATGGACATTGATGGACCAAGTCTTAGTAGCATGGCACTCAACCAAGCATTTGGCGAAGCAGCAGAACAGGCTTACGAAGACGAAGAGTACAAGATTTGGAAGCAGACTACCAAAAAGGACCGAGCGTTGGCTGCAAAAGAACGGCACCTCCTCTTTAAAGAGAATAGTCTGAATACTGACGCCCCAGCCCTCCTGAGAAATCGAGCTGGTATGCGATGGTTCCTGAAGCATCAaagagaagcagaagccatGGGCATTGCCGCACATCCACATCTGGGCAGTGCCGCCGGTGCGGGAAAGGATGCATCTGCGAACAAGCAGCCAGAGACACTCGCCGAGGGCATTGACGAGGAAACAGAGCAAGTCATGCCTGATTACTACAATTCCCTAACCAGTATTCCTGATATCAAGCCTAATCTTCAATGGGTTGAGGACGGAGAAGGACATGTCATCAATCAGCATGAAGAATTCCTGAAGCTCGTTCCGCCAGGGACCTTTACTGCGCCAAAGAGCcgattgacgaagaagatggatgatAACATTCACCAGATCCAGGAAACCAGAAAGCTTGCGACCAAGATCTCAGTGATTAAGCAAATGCAGGTCCAGTCTCAGGTTTACACAAATCAATTTCCCAAGTCGAATACGGAGATATTCTTGGAGCAAGATATCGAGCCACACTTTATATCCGACGACGGACCTGTAATGGCAGCGGAAACATGCCAGAATGCCCTTAAGCGATCTGTTGCGAAGATTCTTTACCACACAGGTTTCGAGGAGCTGCAACCATCGGCTGTTGACACTTTGACGGGGATCGCTGCTGATTATTTCCAAAAGCTTGTGAAGACGTTCAACATTTATCGCGAATCCGAAAAGACAGCAGTACAAACGCCTGCAGGGCCACAGACACAGCCACGATTCACGCCCGAAGAAGTTGTTCTACACACGCTGGAGGAAAGCGGCCACGATGTAGCGTCGCTCGAGTGCTATGTTAAGGACGACGTTGACCGGTTGAGCTCGAGGCTTGGAACTCTCCACGAACGTATGAAGCTGCATCTCACAGATCTTCTGCGGCCAGCCCTCTCGACGGATGCTGGAGCCGACGGTGTGGGGGCCTTTAAGGATGGTAGTGACCAATTCATGAGTGGCGACTTCGCCGATGATCTTGGCGAGGACTTCTTCGGCTTCAAGGCCCTTgggttggacaaggaaatGGGCCTCGACTCATTCTCCGTTCCATTTCATCTCCTTCACAGCAGAGTCAGAAGCCAATACCAGATGCAAACACAGACGGCAGGCGAAACATCAGCCGATTTGTTCGAGGCATTGCCGGCTTCCGAGCCTGTCACGAACGACGGCATTCAGGAAGAAATCGGTCTCGTCAAGAACTTCTTCCTGGCCAAATTGCACGCCAATGGCGATCAACCTCTtgttgaggacgaggacCTACCTGTTAAACAGCGAAAGCCTCGCCCACGTCTCGGAGCCAGCGGTAAAATTATATCTGCGCAGAAACGTCCACCACGAGAACAGCTCGCactggcaaagaagaagaagaaaatggagcttgcagcagcagcagccgaagccaaggccaacgcATCACCAGAAAAGGGcaatgcagcagcaggatCGACCAACACAAccccagccaagaagaaatcAATCACTGTCACCCCCGTACCTCCGCCTAATCCGGCCCTTCTCGCCCTTGCTGCAAGCATGGAAAGAACAGATAGCACACAAAGTCAAGCTGGTACGAGCCAGACCGAAAAAGATGACAACATTGCTATGATGAGCCCGGAGAGTATTGCTCAGTAG
- a CDS encoding VanZ like family protein (similar to Metarhizium robertsii ARSEF 23 XP_007820880.1), producing MRIRLPFAGVFLLLLMIAGYAGLSKLQIGQYVNDKALHAGTFFLLTIVFYWIVDTNRRRTLNMTLVVCTLCLGVGSEFLQSFLPNDRDFDLYDIVANVVGSLLGLGLCSWYHKRMLERKRQRKSYNPVPGEDEEDVELGQGQESGVIEAGPSRERTLEEEVDNWDENAPDDWDEEDGPQATAAPAATSTEPDTADIGDAKKRTD from the exons ATGCGCATACGTCTGCCCTTTGCAG GTGTCTTCCTGCTGTTGCTCATGATAGCAGGATATGCCGGCCTTAGCAAGCTTCAAATCGGACAATACGTCAACGACAAAGCTTTACACGCCGGAACCTTCTTCCTGCTCACAATTGTATTCTACTGGATCGTCGACACCAATCGCCGCCGAACGCTGAACATGACACTGGTTGTTTGCACATTGTGCCTTGGCGTGGGTTCCGAATTCTTGCAGAGCTTCCTCCCCAACGACCGCGACTTTGACTTGTACGATATCGTGGCGAATGTCGTCGGCAGCTTGCTTGGCCTGGGTTTGTGCTCGTGGTACCACAAGCGCATGCTGGAACGTAAGCGACAACGAAAATCGTACAATCCCGTCCCGggtgaagacgaggaagacgtGGAGTTGGGTCAAGGCCAGGAGAGTGGTGTTATTGAAGCTGGGCCTTCGAGAGAACGCACGTTGGAGGAAGAGGTGGACAACTGGGATGAAAATGCTCCGGATGACtgggatgaggaagacggaCCACAGGCTACGGCCGCTCCCGCTGCCACAAGTACAGAACCTGATACAGCGGACATTGGCGACGCAAAGAAACGAACGGATTAG
- a CDS encoding NAD(P)-binding Rossmann-fold containing protein (similar to Glarea lozoyensis ATCC 20868 XP_008087672.1), with protein sequence MEDMTRNVAVITGASSGIGLALTKHLLAKRWRVVQADIIQSDLQIEHGAGDLLFVKTDVSSWDDQANLFKTAHEWAGQDKLSFLAANAGVADTPGSLDMLVGKVSPGESLQKPDTTPLFVNLVGVMQSVQLFVHYAQLRGNEARIVVTSSGAGLYPMPSHPVYCASKHGVIGYTRSIAPNLPPGITLNCICPGFVISNITAPLVGVIPKKYVTPMDAMMAAYDEFLSNEQNHTGRVMEVSVLHRHWREPVPFLDEEQRWLSEDSGEFFLKAFGLA encoded by the exons ATGGAGGACATGACTCGTAACGTCGCCGTCATTACAGGAGCCAGCTCTGGTATTGGGCTTGCTTTGACGAAACACCTGCTCGCCAAACGGTGGAGAGTGGTTCAAGCCGATATAATCCAGAGCGACTTGCAGATTGAACATGGTGCTGGAGATCTCCTATTCGTGAAAACCGACGTTAGCTCCTGGGATGACCAGGCAAACTTGTTCAAAACTGCACACGAGTGGGCTGGTCAAGATAAGCTGTCATTTTTAGCTGCAAATGCAGGTGTTGCTGATACGCCTGGGTCTCTAGACATGCTCGTGGGTAAAGTTTCACCAGGCGAGAGCTTGCAAAAGCCTGACACGACACCTCTTTtcgtcaatcttgttggAGTAATGCAATCAGTTCAATTGTTCGTCCACTATGCCCAGCTAAGGGGGAACGAGGCACGAATTGTGGTAACAAGCTCGGGGGCTGGTCTGTATCCAATGCCATCGCACCCAGTTTATTGTGCTTCAAAACACGGA GTCATCGGCTACACTAGAAGCATTGCACCAAATCTGCCTCCTGGAATTACACTCAACTGCATCTGTCCTGGATTTGTTATCAGCAACATCACCGCACCTCTCGTTGGTGTCATTCCCAAGAAATACGTAACGCCTATGGATGCAATGATGGCCGCGTATGATGAGTTTCTTTCCAACGAGCAGAACCATACAGGCAGGGTGATGGAGGTTTCTGTATTGCACAGACACTGGCGAGAGCCGGTGCCATTTCTAGATGAGGAGCAGAGATGGCTTTCCGAAGATAGTGGAGAGTTTTTTCTCAAGGCTTTTGGATTGGCATGA
- a CDS encoding aminoglycoside phosphotransferase (similar to Metarhizium robertsii ARSEF 23 XP_007824483.1), giving the protein MAHDGLRQMNSPVKAPAMYYGCRVAIPHKSDPLNRCAYRTYFVMEYVRGKTAAQLLEGAANDEETKDRIYKQIAFALSELHRIPVPDRSRPAAANGEGIRHGLFSENQCGRHYRNVTELETHFNKFLSMTKAKHRVQNLAQEPMVFCYSDIWLGNFIIGDDDSITVVDFDDASILPSCFSKFVLVGTRYKIHRDIRGMVTVPETEGIDNTSALFDVARPMVMGSGSFGKAGQKLLKSYPRDEPDQVHKAVTDKQGQPVLMTI; this is encoded by the exons ATGGCCCATGATGGGCTTCGCCAGATGAACTCGCCGGTTAAAGCGCCAGCTATGTACTACGGCTGTCGAGTAGCAATCCCTCATAAAAGTGATCCTCTAAATAGGTGCGCATATCGAACATATTTTGTCATGGAATACGTTCGAGGGAAAACGGCAGCGCAGCTTTTGGAGGGTGCGGCCAACgacgaggaaacaaaagATCGGATCTATAAACAGATAGCGTTTGCCTTGTCTGAGTTGCACCGCATCCCAGTACCAGATCGTTCTCGACCCGCGGCGGCAAACGGCGAGGGAATCCGCCACGGGCTCTTTAGCGAAAACCAGTGTGGCCGTCACTACCGTAATGTAACTGAATTGGAGACCCATTTCAATAAA TTTCTTTCCATGACCAAGGCCAAACACCGCGTTCAAAATCTGGCTCAGGAACCAATGGTATTTTGTTACTCTGACATCTGGCTAGGCAACTTCATAataggtgatgatgattccATCACCGTGGTGGActttgatgatgccagcatCCTACCATCATGCTTCTCCAAATTTGTGCTAGTCGGCACTCGATACAAGATCCATCGAGATATTAGAGGGATGGTTACAGTACCGGAAACAGAGGGCATAGATAACACATCGGCTTTATTTGACGTCGCGAGGCCAATGGTCATGGGTTCTGGCTCCTTTGGAAAGGCTGGCCAGAAGCTTCTCAAAAGTTATCCACgagatgaaccagaccaagtaCACAAGGCCGTGACGGATAAGCAGGGTCAGCCTGTGCTTATGACCATTTAA